TGTTTAGTAATTCATCTAAAAAACATGAGCATTTCACTAGTATTGGTATTAACAATGTTAATGATAGAATTAAACTTCTTTATGGAGAAAAGTATGGAGTAATTATTACGAGTGAGTTAAATGAGGGAACTACTGTAAAAATAACTATTCCTGCTCAAAAGGAATTTAAAGAAGATTAATAGTGGAGACACTAAAAGCAAAAAATAAGCTTAATAAATAACTTATTGAAATAAGCAGCCTATTGTGTTTTGTTTTCTAGGGATTTAATAAATGATTCCTAATGAAACAATTACACACAATGGGTTGCTTATTTTTTGATTGTACCTAATAGCAAAGATTTGTACATTTTTTTGAATGAAATTTATAATTGTAAAGTAATTTTGTACTAAATTGTGAATTATGATTTGTAGAACAGGATACCAATATTAAAAAAGTACAAAACAATAAAAAAATAACAATTATATTTTGAAAACGTATAAAATAATGACAAATTAATATAAATTATATTATAACGTTTACACAAGAGGTGATGCTATAATGTAAACATAAACAAGAAAACTACTAATTAATTAAATTTAATTTCAAGGGGGAAAAAATTTATGAAACTTAAAAAGATCATGGCTGCAGTAGTAACTGGTATGATGGCAGTTAGCTTAATGGCATGTGGATCATCAGCACCAAGTGGAAATGCTGGATCAACAGCAAACAAAGGTAAAGATGATAAAAAAATCACAGTTTGGGCTTGGGATGATACTTTCAATATTAAAGCTGTAAATATGGCAAAAGAAAAATACTTAAAAAATCACCCAGATGTAACAATAGATGTTGTAAATATGGCCCAAGCTGATGTAGTACAAAAATTAAATACAAGTCTTTCATCAGGTACATACGATGGTCTTCCAAATGTAGTATTAATTGAAGATTATAGAATTCAAAACTATCTACAATCTTATCCAGGTGAAATTAAAGATTTAAGTGGTAAAGTTGATAAAACTAAATTTGCAGATTACAAATTAAATGTTATGTCAGATGGAAGTAAATTCTATGGTGTACCATTTGATAGTGGTGTAGCAGCATTATTTTATAGAACAGATTTAATTGAACAAGCAGGATATAAGAAAGAAGATATGAAAGATCTTACTTGGGAAAAATACATAGAAATTGGTAAAGCAGTAAAAGCTAAAACTGGAAAAGCAATGCTTACTATTGATCCAAGTGATTTAAATCAACTTAGAATCATGATGCAATCAGCAGGTTCATGGTATGTAAAAGAAGATGGTAAGACAGTAAATATTGATGGTAATGAAGCATTAAAACAATCAGTTCAAATATACAAACAAATGGTTGATGCAGGTATTACTAAACAAGTTTCTGGATGGGATAATTTCTTAGCAGCATTCCAAAAAGGTGACGTTGCATCAGTACCAAGTGGATGTTGGATTTCTTCTTCAATACAAAAAGCAGATGATCAAAAAGGTAAATGGGCAGTAACAGCTATTCCAAGATTAGGTGCAAATGCTAAATCAGTAAATTCATCAAATAGTGGTGGTAGTAGCTGGTATGTGTTAGATAAAGTTGGTAACTCAGATTTAGCTGCAGATTTCTTAGCAACTACTTTTGCATCAGATAATGATTTAATGAATGATTTAGTTCCAGCTATTGGTTTAGTAAGTACATTGAAATCAGCTAGTTCTTCACCAAACTATAGCAAGCCATTAGAATTCTATGGTAATCAAGAAGTATACAAAGACATGGCATTATGGACTACTAAAGTTCCAGCTGTAAACTATGGTCTTTACACTTATCAATTAGAAAGCGTTATGTCAGAAGGTATGCAAGCTATCGTAGGCGGAGCAGATATTGATGCAACACTTAAGAATACACAAAAGCAAGCGGAAGCTGCTGTAAGCAAATAATAATAAGTTTAATATAATAGAAAAATGAGATTTTATAAAGACTGTTTGTTAAAGTTTTGAAAGATTATTTAGCAAATGGTCTTTATAAATAATAGGAGTTGATAAAGAAATGAAACGAAACAACCATGCGGGACTTAACAGTAAGGAAAATATGTGGGGATGGATTTTTATATCAGGTGGTACATTTTTAATAGGATTATTGGTATTTTATCCAATGGTTCAATCATTGATTATGTCCCTACAATCAGGAAAAGGAAACAATTTAAAGTTTAGTGGATTAGATAATTATGTTAGGATGTTTTCTGATGCAACATTAATTAAAGCAGTTGGCAATACATTTATTTATTTAATAGTTCAAGTTCCAATAATGATTATTTTAGCACTTATTATTTCATCAGTTCTTAATGATAGAACTTTAAAATTTAGTGGATTTTTCAGAACAGCAATTTTCTTACCATGTGTAGCATCTTTGGTTGGATATTCAATTATTATTAAAAGTATATTTGCATCAGATGGATTGGTTAATAAAATGCTTATGAGCCTTCATTTAATTGGAGCTCCAATAGAATGGGTTACACATCCAATTTGGGCTAAAGTTTTAATAATTATAGCAATTACTTGGAGATGGACAGGCTACAACATGATATTTTATTTATCAGGCTTACAAAATATTGATTATTCAATTTATGAAGCAGCAGACATTGATGGAGCATCTCCATTTAAGAAATTTACAGCTATAACAATACCATTATTAAAACCTATAATCTTATTCACAACAATTACTTCAACAATTGGTACATTACAGCTATTTGATGAAATTATGAATATTACAAAGGGTGGTCCAGCAAATGCTACAACTACCATTTCTAAATACATTTACGATTTATGCTTTACGTATACACCAGACTTTGGATATGCAACAGCAGTAGCTTATTTAATTGTTGTTATGGTAATAATATTAGCCATAATTCAATTTAAAATAGGAGGCGATAAAAATGACTAACAAATTTAATAAAGCAATTAAATATATATTTTTATGTGTAGCATCTTTTATTTCTATTTTTCCATTTTTTTGGATGATTGTAAGTGCTACAAATAAATCAGTTGATGTAACAAGAGGAAAGTTATCCTTTGGAAGCAGCTTTATGGAAAATTTAAATAATTTATTAAAGCCGGATTTAGGATTTGTTACTTCATTAGTTAATTCAGGAAAAATTGCAATTATAACAACTATTCTTGCATTGATTGTATCCTCTGTAGCAGGTTATGGTTTTGAAATATTTAGAACAAAGGCTAGAGATAGAGTGTTTACAGTTTTACTTTTATCTATGATGGTTCCATTTTCAGCTATAATGATTCCATTATTTAAACTATTTTCAAGTTTAAAAAATTCACCATTAAGTTTTATAGGTGTAAATACAATGGGAGCTATAATTTTACCTAGTGTTTGTACTGCATTTTTAATTTTCTTCTTTAGACAAAATACAAAGACATTTCCAAAAGAAATTTTAGAAGCAGCAAGAATTGATGGATTAGGTGAAGTTGGTATTTTTATTAAAATATTCTGTCCAACTATGAAAACAACTTATGCAGCAGCAGCAATTATTACATTTATGGGCGCATGGAATGCTTATTTATGGCCATTAATTGGATTACAATCACCAGAAAAATGGACTGTTTTACTTACAATTTCAAAATTAGCATCAAGTTATTCGCCTGATTATGGATTAATTATGATTGCTATAGTAATTACAACTTTACCAACAGCACTAGTATTCTTTGTAATGCAAAAGCACTTTGTAGCTGGAATGACAGGATCTATTAAGTAGTTTACAGTTTACAAGTTACAGTTGTGCGTGGAGAATTTGATTCAGTTTACAGTTTAAAGTTTAGGAGGAAAGCTCATGAAGGAAGAATTCAAAGGGATTAATAAGGTAAAGGGATTATTGCATGGTGGAGATTATAATCCTGATCAATGGTTAAACTATCCTGGAATATTAAAAGAAGATGTTAGACTTATGAAGCTTGCAAATTGCAATTGTGTTTCTATAAATATTTTTGGATGGAGTGCCATTGAACCAGAGGAAGGTAAATATACCTTTGAGTGGCTAGATAAAATCATGGATGATATGGCAGCAAATAATATTCATGTAATTTTAGCTACGCCAAGTGGCGCAAGGCCTGCATGGATGTCTGAAAAATATCCAGAAGTTTTAAGAGTTAATGGTGATAGAAGCAAAAATCTTCATGGTCAAAGGCATAATCATTGTTTCACTTCCCCCGTATATAGAAGCAAAACCTATGCAATTAATGAGATTTTAGCTAAAAGATATAAAGATCATCCAGCTCTAATAATGTGGCATATTTCTAATGAGTACGGAGGAGAATGCCACTGTGAACTTTGCCAGGAAGCTTTTAGAGCTTGGCTTAAGAAAAAATACGACAATGATTTAGAAAAGTTAAATGAAGCATGGTGGACCGGCTTTTGGAGTCATAAATTTACCAGTTGGTCTCAAATAGAAAGTCCATCTGAAAAAGGTGAAATATTTGTTCATGGACATAATTTAGATTGGAAGAGATTTGTTACGGATCAAACAATAGACTTTTATAAAAATGAAATTGCACCTATAAGACAGCTTACTCCTAATATACCTGTAACAGCTAACTTCATGGGAAATTATCCTCATATGGAGTTATTTATAGGATTAGATTATTGGAAATTTGCAAAAGAAGTAGATGTGGCATCTTGGGATAATTATCCTGCATGGCATAATGATTTTGAAAGTACTGCAGATTTAGCATCAAATGTTGGTTTTGTGCATGATATATATAGAACATTAAAAGGTGGCCAGCCATTTTTGGTTATGGAAAGTACTCCAAGCCTAGTAAATTGGCACGATACTAATAAACTAAAACGCCCAGGAATGCATTTATTGTCATCACTACAAGGCTTAGCTCATGGAGCAGATTCAGTTTTATATTTCCAATGGAGAAAGGGAAGAGGTGCTTCAGAAAAATTTCATGGTGCTGTTGTAGATCACTGTGGACATGAAAATACTAGAGTGTTTAGAGAAGTATCTGAAGTTGGAGAAATTTTAAATAAAATAAAGGAAATTCAAGGTTCTTCAGTGGAACCAGAAGTAGCAGTAATATATGATGTTGAAAACAGATGGGCAATTGATGATGCGCAAGGCTTAAAGAAATACAAAAAAGGTTATGCAGAAAGTTGTCAAGAAGCCTATAAAGTGTTCTGGGAGAAGGGAATTCCAGTAGATGTTATTAATATGGAGTGTGATTTGTCAAAATATAAACTTGTAATAGCTCCAATGCTTTATATGATACGTCCTGGAGTTGCAGAACAAATTAACGAATTTGTAAAAAATGGAGGAACTTTTGTAACTACTTATTTTAGTGGTATTGTGGATGAAAATGATCTCTGTTTCTTAGGCGGATTCCCTGGACCATTAAGAGAGGTTACAGGAATTTGGTCAGAAGAGATAGATTCACTATATGATGATGAAGCAAATTATATAGAAGTTAATGACAAAAAAATAGAGGGATTAAAAACTAGTTATAAAGTAAGTGATTACTGTGATTTAATCCATGCAGAAACAGCAGAAGTTCTTGGCGTATATAAAAATGATTTCTATGCAGATATGCCTGCACTAACTGTAAATAGTTATGGTAAAGGAAAAGCATATTATATAGCAGCTAGAACAGAGCATACTTTTAACAAGGATTTTTACTCAAAGCTTATTTGTGATTTGAATATCAAGAGTGTAATTGATGCAGAGTTGCCAGAAGGTGTTACTGCCCAAATGCGCTGTAGCAAGGATAATAAATATATATTTATCATGAATTTTAGTGAAGAAGAAAAGAAAGTTTCATTAGTAAAAGATGAATATATAGATATAGTGACGGATGCAAAAGTAGTAAAGGAAGTTATTTTAAATAAATATGGCTTCAAA
The window above is part of the Clostridium saccharoperbutylacetonicum N1-4(HMT) genome. Proteins encoded here:
- a CDS encoding ABC transporter substrate-binding protein, whose amino-acid sequence is MKLKKIMAAVVTGMMAVSLMACGSSAPSGNAGSTANKGKDDKKITVWAWDDTFNIKAVNMAKEKYLKNHPDVTIDVVNMAQADVVQKLNTSLSSGTYDGLPNVVLIEDYRIQNYLQSYPGEIKDLSGKVDKTKFADYKLNVMSDGSKFYGVPFDSGVAALFYRTDLIEQAGYKKEDMKDLTWEKYIEIGKAVKAKTGKAMLTIDPSDLNQLRIMMQSAGSWYVKEDGKTVNIDGNEALKQSVQIYKQMVDAGITKQVSGWDNFLAAFQKGDVASVPSGCWISSSIQKADDQKGKWAVTAIPRLGANAKSVNSSNSGGSSWYVLDKVGNSDLAADFLATTFASDNDLMNDLVPAIGLVSTLKSASSSPNYSKPLEFYGNQEVYKDMALWTTKVPAVNYGLYTYQLESVMSEGMQAIVGGADIDATLKNTQKQAEAAVSK
- a CDS encoding carbohydrate ABC transporter permease, with product MKRNNHAGLNSKENMWGWIFISGGTFLIGLLVFYPMVQSLIMSLQSGKGNNLKFSGLDNYVRMFSDATLIKAVGNTFIYLIVQVPIMIILALIISSVLNDRTLKFSGFFRTAIFLPCVASLVGYSIIIKSIFASDGLVNKMLMSLHLIGAPIEWVTHPIWAKVLIIIAITWRWTGYNMIFYLSGLQNIDYSIYEAADIDGASPFKKFTAITIPLLKPIILFTTITSTIGTLQLFDEIMNITKGGPANATTTISKYIYDLCFTYTPDFGYATAVAYLIVVMVIILAIIQFKIGGDKND
- a CDS encoding carbohydrate ABC transporter permease yields the protein MTNKFNKAIKYIFLCVASFISIFPFFWMIVSATNKSVDVTRGKLSFGSSFMENLNNLLKPDLGFVTSLVNSGKIAIITTILALIVSSVAGYGFEIFRTKARDRVFTVLLLSMMVPFSAIMIPLFKLFSSLKNSPLSFIGVNTMGAIILPSVCTAFLIFFFRQNTKTFPKEILEAARIDGLGEVGIFIKIFCPTMKTTYAAAAIITFMGAWNAYLWPLIGLQSPEKWTVLLTISKLASSYSPDYGLIMIAIVITTLPTALVFFVMQKHFVAGMTGSIK
- a CDS encoding beta-galactosidase, translating into MKEEFKGINKVKGLLHGGDYNPDQWLNYPGILKEDVRLMKLANCNCVSINIFGWSAIEPEEGKYTFEWLDKIMDDMAANNIHVILATPSGARPAWMSEKYPEVLRVNGDRSKNLHGQRHNHCFTSPVYRSKTYAINEILAKRYKDHPALIMWHISNEYGGECHCELCQEAFRAWLKKKYDNDLEKLNEAWWTGFWSHKFTSWSQIESPSEKGEIFVHGHNLDWKRFVTDQTIDFYKNEIAPIRQLTPNIPVTANFMGNYPHMELFIGLDYWKFAKEVDVASWDNYPAWHNDFESTADLASNVGFVHDIYRTLKGGQPFLVMESTPSLVNWHDTNKLKRPGMHLLSSLQGLAHGADSVLYFQWRKGRGASEKFHGAVVDHCGHENTRVFREVSEVGEILNKIKEIQGSSVEPEVAVIYDVENRWAIDDAQGLKKYKKGYAESCQEAYKVFWEKGIPVDVINMECDLSKYKLVIAPMLYMIRPGVAEQINEFVKNGGTFVTTYFSGIVDENDLCFLGGFPGPLREVTGIWSEEIDSLYDDEANYIEVNDKKIEGLKTSYKVSDYCDLIHAETAEVLGVYKNDFYADMPALTVNSYGKGKAYYIAARTEHTFNKDFYSKLICDLNIKSVIDAELPEGVTAQMRCSKDNKYIFIMNFSEEEKKVSLVKDEYIDIVTDAKVVKEVILNKYGFKILKKMN